A stretch of Miscanthus floridulus cultivar M001 chromosome 13, ASM1932011v1, whole genome shotgun sequence DNA encodes these proteins:
- the LOC136501767 gene encoding mini zinc finger protein 4-like has protein sequence MMKRMVILRRCHPPPPPPPAVLFGGGGCVRYGECRRNHAASMGGHAVDGCREFLAEGEEGTPAALLCAACGCHRSFHRRMVVQRCCCCDVDSGGADDVAVAVAAAATGRRWDDDCSPESSASSTTPS, from the coding sequence ATGATGAAGAGGATGGTGATCCTGAGGCGgtgccacccgccgccgccgcctcctccggcGGTGctcttcggcggcggcggctgcgtgcGCTACGGGGAGTGCCGGCGGAACCACGCGGCGAGCATGGGCGGCCACGCCGTGGACGGGTGCCGCGAGTTCCTGGCCGAGGGGGAGGAGGGCACCCCCGCCGCGCTCCTCTGCGCGGCCTGCGGGTGCCACCGCAGCTTCCACCGCCGCATGGTGGTgcagcgctgctgctgctgcgacgtCGACAGCGGCGGCGCCGATGATGTCGCCGTAGCCGTAGCCGCAGCCGCCACCGGGCGCCGGTGGGACGACGACTGCTCGCCGGAGTCCTCGGCGTCCAGCACCACGCCCAGCTAG